Within Hydrogenophaga sp. PAMC20947, the genomic segment AGATCGCATTCCCGCTCCGTGGCCACGCGCAAAATGTGGGCGGGCGCATCACCTTCGGTGAGGCTGAGGGTGAAGTCCTGGGGTTGCAGGCTGTGTCGATCGATCAAGGCGTTGAGGTGGTCGCGGGCGTCCTGGCGTGCCCGTTCGCGGTAGTGGCCCAGGGTGTCGTCGTCGACACCGGCGAAACGCAGCTTTTCTTCAAACGGAATGGAAAAACTGTGCATGAGCACCAGATGGGCGCCGGGCGCCACCGCGCGGGCCATCGGTATGGCGGTCTCGGACCACGGGGAAAAGTCCATGGGCACCAGCACACGCTGGTAGTCGCCTTCGGGCGCGCTTCGAACCACCAGCATGGGCCGTCTGGCTTTGCTCAGCAGGCGCTCGGCGGTGGTCCCGATCAGCAGGTGGTGCAAGGGGTTGTCGCCCCGCGCTCCGACCACCAGCAGATCGGCAGGCCATTCGTTCGTGGCCTCGGTGATCATCTGCACCGGGGCGCCGTCGGTGAGCTGGGTCTCAATGGCGCCCACATGGCTGGCGTTCTTCAAGTGGCTGGCTTCGGCCTTGAGCGCAGCCATGGCTTGCTGGTGCACGCGTTCTTGCCAGGGCTGACCGGGCGACGTCCAGGCGCGCAAGTCGTCCATGAGGCTGTTGCTCATGACATGTTGCAGGCGCAATTGCCCTTGGTTTTTCTGGGCGAGCAGCGCCGCTCGCTGACCCGCCTGGATGGCAGCGGGCGAAAAGTCGGTGGCAACGAGCAGGCGTTGCGGTGTTGATGGGGGCATCGGTGTCATGACAGCTCCTCGAGTGTCCCTGGGTTCGGACGTTGGATCCATTCTACGGAGGGTATGCCTGGTGTTGGTCGCTTCGATGGCGCCTGAGCACTTCAGCGGTCGGCTGTGAGCCCTTGTCCTGATTTCAACCGCGTTTCGTTGAGTGTGCTTGCGCCGGGGCGAGCGACAAGGCGGGATGGGGCCAGCCGTGGGCGCGTGCCTTGGCATGGGACCCTGCGCTCGCCTGGCCAGCGAGCCAGGCGGTGAGCCAAGCGGGCAAGGTGCTGGCGGGATCTTTCCCCAGACCCCGCACCACGCACCCACTGGCCGCACCGGTGCCGGCGACTGCACGCAACTGCTCCGGACCCAGAATGCCGCCGATACCCACCACGGGTGCTGGTGACATGTGCACCCACCAGGCGAGGTTGTCCAGCCCCTGGGGTTCCCAGGGCATGTCCTTGGTGGTGGTGGGCCAGATGGGGCCGCAGGCGATGTAGTCGGGCGCCAGCGCGGCCGCCCGGCACAGCTCCCACAAGCTGTGGGAGCTCAGGCCCAGCCGCACGCCGGTGGCTCGGGCTTCTTGCAGGCGCTCGCGATTTTGCGCGGACAGCGCGAGGAGGTCTTCCTGCCCCAGGTGCAAGGCCTGTGCGCCGACGTCGAGCGCTGCTTGCCAATGGTCGTTGATGAAGAGCGTGACCCCGGCGGCGTCAGCGGCGCGCTGGCTGCGCCGGATGTTGTCATTCAATTGCGAGCGCCAGTGACCGTCCGAAAGCTGAGGGTCGCGTTTCATGCGCAGCTGCAGGGTGGTGACGGTGGGCGCCACACGCAGCACAGCCTCCACCCGCTCTGCGCTGTCCACGATGGCGTAAACGCCGGGGTCTGGGGCGCGGTGCCGGGTGACCCAGTGGTCGGGGGCTTGGTGATCGAGTGAAAGATGGGGCAACAAGTCAGCCTGGTGTTCGAAGCCGCTGGTGGCGATCACCGGCCCGGCGCCCTTGCCGATGGCGCGCGCTTGGCGCAGCGCATGGGTGGTGGCCATCTTGGCGAACACGGCCGCATCGGCGCTGACAAACCCGCGTGCCAATGCAGAAGCCAGCGAGGTGGCGAAGGTGCAGCCGGTGCCGTGGTGGTGTGGCGTGTCCACGCGCGGCAGTGAGAGCCAGCCCTGGGCGTGTGGGGTGTGCAGCCAGTCGTGGCTCAGGGTTTCGCTGGCGTCACCCCCGGTGATGCAGACGGCCTCAGTGCCCAGTGCGAGCAGCGCACGGGCCATGGCGGGCATGTCGCCCACTTCCGCGTCACCGAGCAGGGCCTGGGCTTCATGCTGGTTGGGTGTGATCACGCTGGCGCGTGGCAACAATGCTTCGCGGTAGGCCTGCAACAGCTCCGCATCGGCAAACGGTGCGCCCGTGCTGGCCCGGAGCACGGGATCGACCACCAGTTGCACAGGGCCGCGCTGGCGCAGCCGGTCGATCCAGCGGGCGACCACATGCGCGTTGGCCGCGCTGCCGAGCAGGCCGGTTTTGATCACCCGGGGGGGCAAGTCGCTGGCGAGCGCGGCGAGCTGGGCGTCGAGCAGTTCGGGCGTGATGGCCTGTACCTGCGATACCGCCACGGTGTTTTGCGCGGTGACCGCAGCCACGGCGGTGCACAGGTGCACACCGCATGCGTCGGCCGCGCGCTGGTCGGCCGCCAGGCCAGCGCCGCCGCCACTGTCGGTGCCAGCAATGCTCCAGATGATGGGGGTCATCTCTTTCGTCCTTCTTCAGTGACACCACCGATAGCGCAAACCCTATTCAGCAAATATCGGCCCGCGATGTCGCCCACCAGGGGCCCCGTGGAACGGGCTTTGCCCGGCCGCAGGTTCCGTCCCCCTCCCGCAGGAGCGGGGGCAGACGCGAAGCGGCGCAGGGGGTGCTTCATCACCCCACCAGAAACGGATGACCGCTGACCGGTGTGCTG encodes:
- the thiD gene encoding bifunctional hydroxymethylpyrimidine kinase/phosphomethylpyrimidine kinase, whose amino-acid sequence is MTPIIWSIAGTDSGGGAGLAADQRAADACGVHLCTAVAAVTAQNTVAVSQVQAITPELLDAQLAALASDLPPRVIKTGLLGSAANAHVVARWIDRLRQRGPVQLVVDPVLRASTGAPFADAELLQAYREALLPRASVITPNQHEAQALLGDAEVGDMPAMARALLALGTEAVCITGGDASETLSHDWLHTPHAQGWLSLPRVDTPHHHGTGCTFATSLASALARGFVSADAAVFAKMATTHALRQARAIGKGAGPVIATSGFEHQADLLPHLSLDHQAPDHWVTRHRAPDPGVYAIVDSAERVEAVLRVAPTVTTLQLRMKRDPQLSDGHWRSQLNDNIRRSQRAADAAGVTLFINDHWQAALDVGAQALHLGQEDLLALSAQNRERLQEARATGVRLGLSSHSLWELCRAAALAPDYIACGPIWPTTTKDMPWEPQGLDNLAWWVHMSPAPVVGIGGILGPEQLRAVAGTGAASGCVVRGLGKDPASTLPAWLTAWLAGQASAGSHAKARAHGWPHPALSLAPAQAHSTKRG
- a CDS encoding universal stress protein; this encodes MTPMPPSTPQRLLVATDFSPAAIQAGQRAALLAQKNQGQLRLQHVMSNSLMDDLRAWTSPGQPWQERVHQQAMAALKAEASHLKNASHVGAIETQLTDGAPVQMITEATNEWPADLLVVGARGDNPLHHLLIGTTAERLLSKARRPMLVVRSAPEGDYQRVLVPMDFSPWSETAIPMARAVAPGAHLVLMHSFSIPFEEKLRFAGVDDDTLGHYRERARQDARDHLNALIDRHSLQPQDFTLSLTEGDAPAHILRVATERECDLIVIGKHGRQAAEELLLGSVTRHVLAEAHCDVLVSAHRQ